In Aerosakkonema funiforme FACHB-1375, a genomic segment contains:
- a CDS encoding NACHT domain-containing protein gives MTASLPSLADSLIQALHQPGQERLLDLVRNPLRLTLLCITWDGTLPETQAQLYENYLKKFYDWNQNLQELRDCAERCQTNITALKKQLNQQLGELAKAALDLPKEGFRLSQSLVEKYLGEELDDKSLCYLALQLGWLNRVGKDNRGQFIFAFYHATFQEYFAALAVDDWDYFLPRNHLNFPVAGKEYRIFQSQWKQVILLWLGREDVADEEKEGFVRKLVEFRDGCGDFYYYFANFSAADYLRYICLCDLNNLIIKKINQWSLEDGIEQRLGGITYYPYTYLAKDFLLKIEKTKFTRKDIPIVIDNPKEQEILNFIEKLNKIHKSDIRLLNFIDSYRNSFEGMSFLCFVFIYILDDKIKTEFNRLNLEKSIKEIILDPASFFVTYLFKGLHRLICDKDSGLQELKKILEQYEQYKIESQSLFEQINVVNKINEYTIAMIDIIERSLVLDDSAKKRLHKQILQLKSANNLNNILRILWEILDIANIYKEGWIIMKNIDILFEFGSDNKRPIDIALEFFIESYDSPIANPMAAATLVNIIKIETSAKVTEILRQNIDFYDKNNYDEKPNLGLFSIFWHCAANLPYPDFYRAWHGLTETQTSPLIQTLNLAHLPQLLQTQLTETNLHQTLQLFCINGSKFDNRDNPVTDIYLQLVKKHHCPKSTEGTPRTLTELKIYWQLLDWEKHPILIFYEEAKPQGFSQTFLDFLTRFDATICVISDSPHPTIPTFSPQDPHLIQSIMNWVKRTILEA, from the coding sequence ATGACTGCATCTTTGCCTAGTCTTGCCGATTCTTTGATTCAAGCCCTCCATCAACCAGGGCAGGAAAGGTTGCTAGATTTGGTGCGGAATCCTTTACGCCTAACCTTGCTCTGCATAACTTGGGATGGGACTTTACCAGAGACACAAGCTCAATTATACGAAAATTATCTGAAAAAGTTTTATGACTGGAATCAAAATTTGCAGGAACTAAGAGATTGTGCAGAACGTTGCCAAACAAATATTACCGCTTTAAAAAAGCAGCTAAATCAGCAACTTGGGGAATTAGCAAAAGCTGCCCTTGATTTACCGAAAGAGGGTTTTCGCCTGTCTCAATCCTTGGTTGAAAAATATTTAGGTGAAGAACTTGATGATAAATCTTTATGCTATCTAGCCTTGCAGTTAGGCTGGCTGAACCGAGTAGGTAAAGATAACCGAGGTCAGTTTATTTTTGCTTTTTATCATGCCACGTTTCAGGAATATTTTGCAGCGTTAGCGGTGGATGATTGGGATTATTTTTTACCTCGAAATCATCTTAATTTTCCGGTGGCGGGGAAGGAATATCGGATTTTTCAATCGCAGTGGAAGCAGGTGATTTTGTTGTGGTTGGGGCGTGAGGATGTTGCGGATGAGGAGAAGGAGGGGTTTGTTCGGAAGTTAGTTGAGTTTAGAGATGGATGTGGTGATTTTTATTATTATTTTGCTAATTTTTCAGCAGCCGATTATCTTCGATATATTTGCTTATGTGACTTGAACAATCTAATAATAAAAAAAATTAATCAGTGGAGTCTTGAAGATGGAATTGAACAGAGATTAGGAGGTATAACATATTACCCCTATACATATTTGGCCAAAGATTTTTTATTGAAAATAGAAAAGACGAAATTCACAAGAAAAGACATTCCTATTGTTATAGATAATCCAAAGGAACAAGAAATACTGAATTTTATCGAAAAATTAAACAAAATTCATAAATCTGATATTCGATTACTCAATTTTATCGATTCTTATCGTAATAGTTTTGAAGGGATGAGTTTTTTGTGTTTTGTATTCATATATATCTTAGATGATAAAATAAAAACAGAATTTAACAGATTAAATCTAGAAAAATCAATCAAAGAGATAATCCTAGACCCTGCAAGCTTTTTTGTTACATACTTATTTAAAGGATTACATCGCTTAATATGTGACAAAGATTCAGGATTACAAGAATTAAAAAAGATTTTAGAACAATATGAACAATACAAAATAGAATCTCAATCTTTATTTGAGCAAATCAATGTTGTTAATAAAATCAATGAATATACCATTGCTATGATCGACATTATTGAAAGATCATTAGTTCTTGACGATTCGGCAAAAAAGCGATTACACAAACAAATATTACAGCTTAAATCGGCAAATAATCTCAACAATATTCTTAGAATATTGTGGGAAATTTTGGATATTGCAAATATCTATAAAGAGGGGTGGATTATAATGAAAAACATTGATATTCTCTTTGAATTTGGCTCAGATAATAAAAGACCAATAGATATAGCATTAGAATTTTTCATAGAAAGCTATGATAGTCCTATTGCTAATCCAATGGCAGCTGCGACTTTAGTGAATATAATAAAAATTGAAACAAGCGCCAAAGTAACAGAGATATTAAGACAAAATATTGATTTTTATGACAAAAATAATTATGATGAAAAACCTAATTTAGGGCTATTTTCAATTTTCTGGCATTGTGCCGCCAACCTACCCTACCCCGACTTCTATCGCGCATGGCACGGTTTAACCGAAACCCAAACCTCCCCCCTCATCCAAACCCTCAACCTCGCCCATCTTCCCCAACTCCTGCAAACCCAACTCACCGAAACCAACCTCCACCAAACCCTGCAACTCTTCTGCATCAACGGTAGCAAATTCGATAACCGCGATAACCCCGTCACCGATATCTACCTGCAACTCGTCAAAAAACACCACTGTCCCAAATCCACAGAAGGCACACCCCGCACCCTCACGGAACTCAAAATCTACTGGCAACTCCTAGACTGGGAAAAACACCCCATCCTCATTTTCTACGAAGAGGCGAAACCCCAAGGTTTTAGCCAAACTTTTCTCGATTTTCTCACTCGCTTCGACGCTACAATTTGCGTTATCTCCGACTCACCCCATCCCACCATTCCCACCTTCTCACCCCAAGATCCGCACTTGATTCAAAGTATTATGAATTGGGTAAAACGCACTATTTTAGAAGCTTGA
- a CDS encoding type II toxin-antitoxin system ParD family antitoxin — translation MNISLSSEIEKFIESQVESGKYPSAEEVIVAGIRLLEERERIYKGRFEELKKEIMLGVEASERGEVIDGETVFSQLQQKLQQRREQAGL, via the coding sequence ATGAATATATCGTTAAGTTCAGAAATTGAGAAGTTTATTGAAAGTCAGGTAGAAAGCGGTAAGTATCCTTCTGCTGAAGAAGTCATCGTGGCAGGTATCAGGCTCTTAGAAGAACGAGAACGCATTTACAAAGGGCGGTTTGAGGAATTGAAAAAGGAAATTATGCTTGGTGTTGAAGCTTCAGAACGAGGTGAGGTTATTGATGGAGAAACGGTTTTCTCCCAACTGCAACAGAAGCTGCAACAACGTCGAGAGCAAGCTGGTTTATGA
- a CDS encoding type II toxin-antitoxin system RelE/ParE family toxin produces MTNICRFTSPASRDIETIIDLIADNSGFDAAERFLKKVNQKCKNLATFPNMGRRRDELLEELRSFPVDDYLIFYRPIEGGIEILRVISGYRDLSGLFEEPFE; encoded by the coding sequence ATGACTAATATTTGTCGTTTTACATCTCCCGCCAGCCGAGATATTGAAACCATTATCGATTTGATTGCTGACAATAGTGGTTTTGATGCGGCAGAACGCTTCCTGAAAAAAGTCAATCAAAAGTGTAAGAATTTAGCAACTTTTCCAAATATGGGGCGTCGGCGTGATGAACTCCTTGAGGAGTTGCGAAGTTTTCCAGTTGATGATTACCTGATTTTTTATCGCCCAATTGAAGGGGGAATTGAGATTTTAAGGGTAATCAGTGGCTATCGGGATTTGT